ACAGCAGTATTGCGAAGGCCCGCACGGATTCCAGGGCACCTACAACGGCTGGCTGGACGGCAGCGGCGAAAACACCTACGGTGGCTATTCCGCCAGCGTGGTGGTCGATGAGTACTTCGTCCTGAAGATCAGGCATGGCGAAGCCGACCTGGCCGCCGCCGCGCCGCTGCTGTGCGCCGGTATCACCACCTGGTCGCCGCTGCGTCATTGGAACACCGGGCCGGGCAAGAAAGTGGGCGTGGTCGGCGTCGGCGGCCTGGGCCATATGGGCATCAAACTGGCGCACGCGCTGGGTGCGCACGTCGTCGCGTTCACCACCTCGCCATCCAAGGTCGAAGAAGCCCGCAAGCTGGGCGCCGACGAGGTCGTGGTTTCGCGCGACGCCGGCGCCATGGCGCAGCATGCACGCAGCTTCGACTTCATCCTGAACACCGTGGCCGCGTCGCATGACCTGGACGCCTTCATGGCCCTGCTCAAGCGCGACGGCGCCATGACGCTGGTGGGCATCCCGGCGACCCCGCATCCTTCGCCCAACGTCGGCAACCTGATCATGGGCCGCCGCTCGCTGGCCGGTTCCTTGATCGGCGGCATTCCGGAAACCCAGGAAATGCTGGATTTCTGCGCCGAGCACGGCATCACGGCCGACGTCGAAATGATCGATATGCACGATATCGAAAACGCCTATGCCCGCATGCTGAAGAGCGACGTGAAGTACCGCTTCGTCATCGACATGGCGACGATCTGACGAACATGCGGCCTGTCCTTACAATCGCGGGATCGCATGAAAGGAGCAGGCCGCATGGAACCGGAATTCTGGCTGGAGCGCTGGCGCGAAGGCCGCACGCATTTCCATCAAACCCGCATCTCGCCGCCCCTCGAACGTTTCTGGCCCACGCTGGAATTCGCACGGGGCAGCCGCGTCCTGGTGCCATTGTGCGGCAAATCGCTGGACATGCTTTGGCTCGCGGAGCGCGGCCTGCACGTGCTGGGCGTCGAATTGTCGCCGCTGGCCGTGCAGCAATTCTTCGATGAGCACGGCCTGGCGCCGCGGGTGCGGCGGTCCGCGCTGGGCGAGCATTACAGCGTCGACTACGGCGCCAGCGACGACTCGCGCCATGGCCCCGGCCACATCGAAATCATCCGCGGCGATATCTTCGATCTCGACGCCGATACCCTGCGCGCCTGCGCCGGCGTCTTCGATCGGGCCGCCCTGGTCGCGCTGCCGCGCGACATGCGCGAGCCCTACGTGCGCCACATCTATGGCCAGCTCGCCGACGACTACCAGGGCCTGCTCGTCACGCTGGACTACCCACAAGCGGAGATGGACGGTCCGCCCTTCTGCGTCGACGACGAAGAAGTCCAGGCCTTGTACGCCGGTCATTCCGTGGCGGAACTGATCTATCGACGCGACATCCTGGCGCTCGAACCGAAATTCCAGAAAGCCGGCGTCAGCCGGCTTGACGCGCTCGCATATCGCCTGCGGCGCCGCCGCTGAGACCGCCGCGGCCGCCCTGTGCGTAGCCACGGCCAGGCCCGGGCTCGCCGCTTGCTTCGCTCGCCCGTTCATCTACAGATGAGCTAACCTTTGTGGAACCCGCCCAACTGACCACAAGCTGAAGGCGGGATACACCAACATGCTAGGAGGGTACAGGCATGGCCAATTCCATCGACAAACCGGTGGTCCTGGTGCTGATGGGCGTATCGGGCTGCGGCAAGACCACCGTGGCCGCTATTCTTTCGGGCCGTCTGGATTGGCCTTTCGAAGAAGGCGACGCCCTGCACCCCCAATCCAATATCGACAAGATGCATGCGGGCCACCCGCTGACCGACGAGGACCGCGCGCCCTGGCTGGAAAAGGTCGCGCAGTGGGTCGAGGCGCGCCTCGATGCCGGTGAAAACGGGCTGATCACCTGCTCGGCGCTGAAGCGTCCTTATCGCGACGTCATCAACCGGCGCGGCCATGGCGTGGAGTTCGTGTACCTGGCCGGGTCCAAGGAGACCATCGCGGCCCGCCTCGCCGCCCGCCACGGGCACTTCATGCCCCCCACCCTGCTGGACAGCCAGTTCGACGCCCTGCAGGAACCCACGGCCGACGAACCCGCCATCCGCGTGGACATCGGACCGGCGCCCTCCGCCATCGCCAACACCATCATCCAGACGCTGGGCCTGAATACGACAACGGAAAAAAAGGAAAACCAATGAGCCCGTCCACCGTATTGACGTCGCACGACACCCAGGTCCTGATCGTCGCCGCGATCGGCATCGTGCTCCTGGTCGTGTTGATCGTCTGGCTGAAGCTTCATGCCTTCATCGCGCTCACCATCGGCGCGCTGTTCGTGGGCGTCGGATCGGGCATCCCGCTGGAAAAGGTCACGGCCTCGTACGAAGCGGGTGTCGGCGGCGTCCTGGGCTACGTCGGCGTGTTGATCGCGCTGGGCGCGATGCTGGGCAAGCTGCTGGCCGATTCAGGTGGCGCCGACCAGGTCGTGGAGCGCATCCTGCGGGGCCGCCCCGCCGCCTTGCCATGGAAAATGGCGCTGGTGGCCAGCATCATCGGCATTCCCATGTTTTTCGAGATCGGGCTGGTGCTGCTGATTCCGGTCGTCATGCTGGCCGTCCATAAGTCGAAAGGACCCGCCATGCGGCTGGGCATACCCGCCTTGGCCGGCCTGTCGGTGCTGCACGGGTTCATCCCGCCGCATCCGGGCCCGCTGGCCGCCATCGCGATCCTGCACGCGGACGTCGGCGTGACCCTGGCGCTCGGCCTGCTGATCGCCATCCCGACGGTCGCCGTCGGCGGCCCGCTGTTCGGCATGCTGGCCGCGCGCATGGTCCCCATCGGCGCCGCCGGCGCGGGCCTGGCCGTGACCGGCTCCGACCGCAACTCGGCGGT
This genomic interval from Bordetella genomosp. 8 contains the following:
- a CDS encoding gluconokinase, with amino-acid sequence MANSIDKPVVLVLMGVSGCGKTTVAAILSGRLDWPFEEGDALHPQSNIDKMHAGHPLTDEDRAPWLEKVAQWVEARLDAGENGLITCSALKRPYRDVINRRGHGVEFVYLAGSKETIAARLAARHGHFMPPTLLDSQFDALQEPTADEPAIRVDIGPAPSAIANTIIQTLGLNTTTEKKENQ
- a CDS encoding NAD(P)-dependent alcohol dehydrogenase; this encodes MQTTKAFGAQSATTPLAPLTIERREPGPNDVAIQVLYCGVCHSDLHTVRGEWEGIRFPSVPGHEIVGRISAVGKDVSRFKLGDIVGVGCMVDSCRTCPSCRDGLQQYCEGPHGFQGTYNGWLDGSGENTYGGYSASVVVDEYFVLKIRHGEADLAAAAPLLCAGITTWSPLRHWNTGPGKKVGVVGVGGLGHMGIKLAHALGAHVVAFTTSPSKVEEARKLGADEVVVSRDAGAMAQHARSFDFILNTVAASHDLDAFMALLKRDGAMTLVGIPATPHPSPNVGNLIMGRRSLAGSLIGGIPETQEMLDFCAEHGITADVEMIDMHDIENAYARMLKSDVKYRFVIDMATI
- a CDS encoding thiopurine S-methyltransferase, which encodes MEPEFWLERWREGRTHFHQTRISPPLERFWPTLEFARGSRVLVPLCGKSLDMLWLAERGLHVLGVELSPLAVQQFFDEHGLAPRVRRSALGEHYSVDYGASDDSRHGPGHIEIIRGDIFDLDADTLRACAGVFDRAALVALPRDMREPYVRHIYGQLADDYQGLLVTLDYPQAEMDGPPFCVDDEEVQALYAGHSVAELIYRRDILALEPKFQKAGVSRLDALAYRLRRRR